The following proteins are encoded in a genomic region of Gimesia algae:
- a CDS encoding FG-GAP repeat domain-containing protein, translated as MLNGSSKSIRVLCLTLLAVYCVAGAETPVIADDKAKLGDSYGFKPLELFKLSDRSSNMLAHDLNGDGLHDLILIDNSNSRIDVLQQRAPGEKVSPDEMTEEVNGIPNDARLKHIKIPVDVSISALTVGDFNGDGLNDLAYLAEPDRLIIRYQSKTGEWSDRKRIRLADLQSTQWTIAAGDLNNDQKTDLIVLGTNHTYVILQDQKGELETPRPILNTSPKLGLAAIADLNGDGRNDFTYATRDGKDQMLCARLQKPDGNLGPEIRFELSNPRSVTLADIDSKPGSEILTIDSQTGRMRIQQLENSSTLNGDLSKRLTLYGFGEEGSGRNRGFDLGDINGDGITDVVVSDPETAQMLVYLQSKDRGLDLGQTYPGLQGVEQLRIEDINGDGRAEVFVLSEREKIIGVSSFENQRLAFPKILPIKGEPVAFEMADLDGNKSPELIYVARNNRNMSELRALKLNPDGSWSDYQFPSDPPNLDSPKSLVKLDANGDGVFELMAFYGLSRSPKMVTLTPKQTPQLITPSGGINLDEIKPESIFIGGPKRDWILTAQNNFARRLVLNSDNQWQVLDQFNAPESKARVVGAVNINLDGEPGDEIVLVDLGVQKLRILRKEANVYRPWKEVEIGEFPFLSAHVADLNGDQQPDLVLFGRGQFGILYSGQTPPTLKDVASYESKIPQAYFTDSVAGDLNGDGQSDVVILDLRTHHVEILSFQEHEGLKHALNFKVFEEKTFSRSNRSGSDPREAVIADLTGDNRKDLILLCHDRVLLYPQDDGKK; from the coding sequence ATGTTAAACGGCTCAAGTAAATCAATCAGAGTTCTCTGCCTGACGCTGCTGGCTGTCTACTGCGTCGCAGGCGCAGAAACGCCTGTTATCGCAGACGATAAAGCAAAGCTGGGAGATTCGTATGGCTTTAAACCACTGGAACTCTTCAAGCTCTCCGACCGGTCCTCCAATATGCTGGCCCACGATCTGAACGGGGATGGACTGCATGATCTGATCCTGATTGACAACAGTAACAGCCGCATTGATGTGCTGCAGCAACGGGCACCCGGCGAAAAAGTCTCTCCCGATGAGATGACAGAAGAAGTCAACGGCATTCCCAACGATGCACGTTTAAAACACATCAAAATCCCCGTGGATGTCTCCATTTCTGCACTGACAGTGGGTGACTTCAATGGCGACGGCTTGAATGATCTGGCTTACCTGGCGGAACCGGACCGGCTGATTATCCGCTATCAGTCCAAAACAGGCGAATGGTCCGATCGCAAACGCATTCGACTGGCGGACCTGCAGTCAACCCAGTGGACGATCGCTGCTGGCGATTTGAACAATGATCAGAAAACCGATTTGATCGTTCTGGGCACGAACCATACCTATGTCATCCTGCAGGATCAGAAAGGGGAACTGGAAACGCCACGGCCGATTCTGAATACGTCACCTAAACTCGGGCTCGCTGCCATCGCCGATCTGAACGGGGATGGACGCAACGATTTTACGTATGCCACCCGCGACGGCAAAGATCAGATGCTCTGCGCTCGACTGCAGAAACCGGACGGCAACCTGGGACCGGAAATCCGGTTTGAACTTTCGAATCCACGTTCGGTCACATTGGCAGACATCGATAGCAAACCAGGTTCAGAAATTCTCACGATCGATTCGCAGACCGGGAGAATGAGAATTCAACAGCTCGAAAATTCGTCGACTCTCAATGGCGATCTTTCCAAACGACTGACCCTGTATGGTTTCGGCGAAGAAGGGTCAGGACGGAATCGCGGTTTTGATCTGGGAGATATTAACGGCGACGGAATCACCGACGTCGTTGTGTCTGACCCGGAAACTGCACAGATGCTGGTGTATCTGCAGTCGAAAGACCGGGGCCTGGATCTGGGGCAGACCTACCCGGGGCTGCAGGGGGTAGAACAGTTACGCATTGAAGATATCAACGGCGATGGACGGGCGGAAGTGTTCGTCCTCAGCGAACGGGAAAAGATTATCGGCGTCAGCTCATTTGAAAATCAGCGGCTCGCCTTTCCCAAGATCCTGCCGATCAAAGGTGAGCCCGTTGCCTTTGAAATGGCAGACCTGGATGGCAACAAGTCACCCGAATTAATCTATGTCGCACGGAACAACAGGAATATGTCTGAGCTCCGGGCATTAAAGTTAAATCCAGACGGTTCCTGGTCCGACTATCAGTTTCCCAGTGATCCACCCAACCTGGATTCCCCGAAATCATTAGTCAAACTTGATGCCAACGGCGATGGAGTGTTTGAACTGATGGCGTTTTACGGGCTCTCCCGTTCTCCCAAAATGGTCACCCTGACCCCCAAACAGACGCCACAACTGATTACCCCATCCGGGGGGATCAATCTGGATGAAATTAAACCGGAATCCATTTTCATTGGCGGCCCGAAACGGGACTGGATTCTGACGGCGCAGAACAATTTTGCCCGCAGGCTGGTTTTGAATTCCGACAATCAGTGGCAGGTGCTCGATCAATTTAATGCACCCGAAAGTAAAGCCCGCGTGGTCGGGGCCGTCAACATTAACCTGGATGGCGAGCCCGGTGATGAAATCGTGCTGGTCGATCTGGGTGTGCAGAAACTGCGCATCCTGCGAAAAGAAGCCAATGTCTATCGTCCCTGGAAAGAAGTGGAGATCGGCGAATTTCCCTTCCTGTCCGCGCATGTCGCTGACTTGAATGGAGATCAACAGCCCGATCTGGTTTTGTTCGGTCGTGGCCAGTTCGGGATCCTCTACTCAGGCCAGACACCTCCCACTTTAAAAGATGTGGCCTCATATGAATCGAAAATTCCGCAGGCCTATTTTACCGACTCCGTCGCCGGTGATCTGAACGGCGATGGTCAGTCGGACGTTGTCATCCTGGACTTGCGCACGCATCATGTGGAAATCCTGAGTTTCCAGGAACACGAGGGCCTGAAGCACGCTTTGAACTTCAAAGTCTTCGAAGAGAAAACATTTTCCCGATCCAACCGGTCGGGCTCGGATCCACGGGAAGCAGTCATCGCCGACCTGACCGGTGATAATCGAAAAGATCTCATCCTGCTCTGCCACGATCGCGTGTTACTTTACCCTCAGGATGACGGCAAAAAATAA
- the sppA gene encoding signal peptide peptidase SppA: MSMPVHKNCGFLVALLLGCAFILTQNSASAAEEEKKPTRENWAHMVIKGSYPEGPQMPGLFGDVTESLSKVVSRLEKAAEDKSLTGVVLHFKGTELGWAKLNELRQAIKKVRKNDKKVFAWIESGMTKDYLIASACDQIVMPESASLILLGLRAEVSFYKNLFDILDIKPDILRVGKYKSAAEPYTRTEMSEAFREEMEALLDNYFGQITDMISESRGLSAEKVEAAINGGPYMAAEAKKLGLIDHIAYEDQLPRLLTGDKSKNEVKLIKKYAKKRADTDFSGIAGLIKLMDLLAGIDSSQRIGSGPRIAVIYATGAIMSGSSAQGGLMGGNVLGSDTFIKAVKKAADDDQVKAIVLRVDSPGGSALASDLMWRALEEAGKPVVVSMGDVAASGGYYISMGAERIFAEPGTLTGSIGVVGGKLAIEGLYKKIGITTSVISRGSNSGTFSPLSGFTESERVAVTGMLNAIYKQFTEKAATGRKMDYDKLEALARGRVYTGEMALKLGLVDQLGTLDEAIEHARKLGKIKDGEKFEKLILPRPTSPFEQLFGSADGETQQRQQISRMLDSIAPGLAEQLKKMDLINLLAREKSLTIMPFEIRVQ; the protein is encoded by the coding sequence ATGTCGATGCCTGTTCATAAAAATTGTGGGTTCCTTGTTGCATTGCTGCTGGGATGTGCGTTCATTCTAACTCAAAACTCGGCTTCTGCTGCGGAAGAGGAAAAGAAGCCCACTCGCGAAAACTGGGCTCACATGGTGATCAAAGGCTCGTATCCTGAAGGTCCGCAGATGCCCGGCCTGTTTGGCGATGTCACCGAATCATTGTCCAAAGTAGTCTCACGGCTGGAAAAGGCGGCGGAAGATAAATCGCTGACCGGCGTCGTACTGCATTTCAAAGGGACTGAGCTCGGCTGGGCCAAATTGAATGAATTGCGACAGGCGATTAAAAAAGTTCGCAAGAACGACAAGAAAGTTTTCGCCTGGATTGAATCGGGGATGACCAAAGATTACCTGATCGCATCCGCCTGTGATCAGATCGTGATGCCCGAGTCGGCTTCACTGATCCTGCTGGGGCTGCGGGCGGAAGTCAGTTTTTATAAGAATCTGTTCGATATTCTTGATATCAAACCGGATATCCTGCGGGTCGGCAAATACAAGTCTGCTGCAGAACCTTACACGCGTACCGAAATGAGCGAGGCGTTTCGCGAAGAAATGGAAGCATTGCTCGATAATTATTTCGGACAGATTACGGATATGATCTCCGAATCCCGGGGATTGTCTGCTGAAAAAGTCGAAGCGGCCATCAACGGTGGTCCCTATATGGCAGCAGAAGCAAAGAAGCTGGGACTGATTGATCACATTGCCTATGAAGATCAGCTGCCCAGACTGCTCACGGGGGACAAAAGTAAAAACGAAGTCAAGCTGATCAAAAAGTATGCGAAAAAACGGGCCGACACCGATTTCTCCGGTATCGCCGGGCTGATCAAACTGATGGACCTGCTGGCCGGCATCGATTCCTCACAGCGCATCGGTTCGGGACCGCGGATTGCTGTGATTTATGCCACGGGGGCCATTATGTCCGGTTCGTCTGCTCAGGGAGGTCTCATGGGAGGCAATGTCCTGGGTTCAGACACGTTTATCAAGGCGGTCAAAAAAGCGGCCGACGATGATCAGGTCAAAGCCATAGTCCTGCGTGTCGACAGTCCGGGAGGCAGCGCCCTCGCCAGTGATCTGATGTGGCGCGCACTCGAAGAAGCCGGGAAGCCGGTTGTCGTCAGCATGGGTGATGTCGCCGCCAGTGGTGGTTACTATATTTCCATGGGGGCAGAACGCATTTTTGCCGAACCCGGTACACTGACCGGTTCGATTGGCGTGGTGGGCGGCAAACTGGCGATTGAAGGCCTCTACAAGAAAATCGGGATCACAACCAGTGTGATTTCGCGCGGCAGTAACAGTGGAACCTTCAGCCCGCTGAGTGGTTTTACGGAATCGGAACGCGTCGCCGTGACGGGAATGCTGAACGCCATCTATAAACAGTTTACCGAAAAAGCAGCCACCGGCCGCAAAATGGATTACGACAAACTGGAAGCACTGGCGCGAGGTCGGGTCTATACCGGAGAAATGGCGCTGAAATTAGGGCTCGTGGACCAGTTGGGAACACTGGATGAAGCCATCGAACATGCACGCAAACTCGGAAAAATCAAAGATGGTGAGAAGTTTGAAAAACTGATTCTCCCCCGACCGACCAGCCCGTTCGAGCAGTTGTTCGGCTCTGCCGATGGTGAGACACAGCAGCGTCAGCAGATCTCACGCATGCTGGATTCCATTGCACCGGGTCTGGCCGAACAGCTGAAAAAAATGGACCTGATCAATTTACTGGCACGGGAAAAGTCACTGACAATTATGCCGTTCGAGATTCGCGTCCAGTAA
- a CDS encoding pyridoxal phosphate-dependent aminotransferase, with product MSMQLSATVQKLKPSATIAAAAKAKELKSTGVKVYEFTLGEPDFTTPAHICQAAKDAMDAGQTHYTPAAGTLEVKQAICDAYQRDYGLSYQPNQVVVSNGAKHSIHNVLTALCGPGDEVIIPTPYWVSYSALVELTGATPVMVETSEESGFCMNAEQFAAAITPKTKLMMLNNPCNPTGAAYPVETLEALAKVAVEKDVAVLSDEIYEKLIYEGSEFRSFASFGPEVAALTIIVSGVSKAYAMTGWRIGWTLASPELTAAMTKLQSQETSNPCSISQAATIAALSGPQESVADMLTAFKERRAYVLERLRKFPDISFAEPGGAFYAFFNVSAHFNKPLGGGKVVTDSSEFCTALLEEAHVALVTGDAFGAPGYVRLSFATDLKTLEAGLDRIEQFLSPA from the coding sequence ATGTCGATGCAGCTCTCAGCTACTGTTCAGAAACTCAAACCTTCCGCGACCATTGCCGCTGCAGCAAAAGCCAAGGAATTAAAAAGTACCGGCGTCAAAGTCTACGAGTTCACCCTGGGAGAGCCCGACTTCACCACCCCTGCTCATATCTGCCAGGCAGCAAAGGACGCGATGGATGCTGGCCAGACCCATTATACACCGGCGGCCGGAACGCTCGAAGTCAAACAGGCGATCTGCGATGCCTACCAGCGTGACTATGGTTTGAGCTATCAGCCAAACCAGGTGGTCGTCTCCAACGGGGCCAAGCATTCGATTCATAATGTATTGACCGCCTTGTGTGGACCCGGCGATGAAGTCATCATCCCGACTCCCTACTGGGTGAGCTACAGTGCCCTGGTTGAACTGACCGGTGCCACTCCCGTGATGGTCGAAACATCAGAAGAGAGCGGCTTCTGCATGAACGCAGAACAGTTCGCTGCTGCCATCACTCCGAAAACCAAACTGATGATGCTCAATAACCCGTGTAACCCGACCGGAGCCGCCTACCCGGTGGAAACACTGGAAGCACTGGCGAAAGTCGCGGTTGAAAAAGATGTGGCGGTCCTCTCGGACGAGATCTATGAAAAGCTGATCTACGAAGGTTCCGAATTCCGCAGCTTCGCTTCCTTTGGCCCCGAAGTCGCTGCATTAACGATTATTGTGAGTGGCGTCAGTAAAGCCTACGCGATGACCGGCTGGCGTATTGGCTGGACGCTGGCCAGCCCCGAGTTAACCGCCGCGATGACCAAGCTGCAGAGCCAGGAGACATCCAATCCCTGCAGCATCAGCCAGGCCGCGACGATCGCTGCCCTGTCCGGTCCCCAGGAAAGTGTGGCCGACATGCTGACCGCGTTCAAAGAACGTCGGGCGTATGTTCTGGAACGCCTGCGAAAATTCCCGGACATCAGCTTCGCGGAACCAGGGGGTGCGTTTTACGCCTTCTTCAATGTGAGTGCCCACTTCAACAAACCACTGGGTGGTGGCAAAGTGGTAACCGATTCCAGCGAATTCTGCACCGCGCTGCTGGAAGAAGCCCACGTGGCACTGGTGACCGGCGATGCCTTTGGGGCACCGGGTTATGTCCGTCTGTCGTTTGCAACGGACCTGAAAACCCTCGAGGCCGGCCTGGATCGCATCGAGCAGTTTCTGTCACCGGCTTAA
- a CDS encoding right-handed parallel beta-helix repeat-containing protein, producing the protein MKKLSVSLACFFLASQYVLVSVFADPASSEGNQTEGQATIGEPAGSAIVGNVSSGVFRHDFIPANTVQRNDVPGFTTMKDVSYQDNLQGYAPYKYPDPRSMEVHEFVDNGNGYQPMEVDEFHPIFRLDKGIGGGIGYDDGYSNLGVLLPFTINPEQSMLFLDLRAMVTDEGAGGVNLGAGWRAYSDNLDKIFTVAGWYDYDDGHYQDYHQLGLSGEVIGQYLTTRVNGYFPINNNELIISNNLSGSAYFQSNRIYLNRTRRSESSYGGVDAEIGGPLPVLGKFGIDGFVGGYYYNSDHDKSAAGVKFRAEANINDWWQMSVSYAKDDVFGSNAWMNVTLSIPEGRSDKWMRPKTLQQRMYQPMNRNYRVVANVKETTTNEVAINPDDGLPYTVAHIDPDYGATGDGTYETPFGSVTAYNASPPTTTTDIIFVQDGNELNLDGQITLLDNGGGIGGVTGQRLLSEAVVHSFNTLDNDGNVVSITLPGYNPDASRPTLSNSAGAGGAAEAVVIGEGGAWEVSGFNISGARTAGTPHNYGIYSAGTRGFDINRNTFVLYNRGVDVVNTASETGNLSSNTFTGDGANSLHGARITQTAGTLELAFHDNTATNNLGVVPPGTGTGFEIIANGGSSIDGVGTATDGVTTLGITGNTANANGTGMIMTANGGSTIDTDFSTNTFSNNINATRGGLQVNSNASTIDFNSFDTIIASNNSGYGIGFNATAGGTLSALSDGVDNLGMTNINASNNAIDGFVATSDGTGSTINLNIGNINSTANVFSSNGQNGISLNTTNDGAIGGSIINNTATGNTQDGLAITLTTGTIDLTGFGSPSIGSNSFTGNTRHGMSIVNNTGGVFTTSLISENDFSNNTAAGMFLGGEALGGTDTAVNTLGSIDSNNFNRNLTGTDGISFDTSDVRTTASITRNTFVGRAPDLPNGDDGSGFGVGGTVDGTTTIGGNGGVTLEFGDLAAIDNALTNTFQNNGDAHIGLMLIGNTTNQVDIDQHNFDTTFDTTLSSEFTGEGVGFIVRDTATLTNSTIQRSVIQNSAASGLLMTVTGNNLGDFGTIDNITIGGSSSDFGNLFTNNGGNGLEMERTSDGVMTDIDISYNTFTTNTLDGIDLTASAANKTDTYTINNNTITDNTLNGIDIRVESDAVLSADIDSNFITGNDTNGIRTTELTNSGGDARGVTGDWTRNYIAENAGDGIQLAAASDGLVIGNAADSALGNMIVDNGVDGIGITGAGTVTIARNYIAENAEIGIDMDLPGYNNMTITNNDITRNGGDGIEFMNVLSGLYDLNIDGNVIDFNGGRGFDVLARPGLVGSASTINIDFNNNIVNENRLEGVYVVYTASLTQNQTDPATTALASDGSLFQDVFLRMDMDNNQIIDNGRDSGFSSTGLVVRVGTTRAFTGTGGSQNDGGFASNGAGVFDTSGVIMSVTNNTLTGNLGDDVYFESFTSTVDPAASAGTWGATIDPTVINTFQSDALARLDLLWDNNTVISSDTTNVGAFYNNADTFKSRLNTTSPPFDGPFTSTTRRRNAQRQAARIPDYIDPGAGNFLYSGMGASTFRLDTSGDIGGIFTMDIDPYLETDDARGIYYGGVIPGEMPYGWGQY; encoded by the coding sequence ATGAAGAAATTAAGTGTCAGCCTGGCCTGCTTCTTTTTAGCCTCTCAGTACGTACTGGTATCTGTATTTGCAGATCCAGCGTCCTCTGAAGGTAATCAAACAGAGGGACAAGCGACGATTGGTGAGCCAGCAGGTTCTGCTATCGTAGGAAATGTTTCTTCCGGTGTGTTCAGGCATGATTTTATTCCTGCGAACACAGTCCAGAGAAATGATGTTCCTGGTTTTACAACCATGAAGGATGTAAGTTACCAGGACAACTTACAGGGGTATGCTCCCTACAAATATCCTGATCCTCGGAGCATGGAAGTCCATGAATTCGTCGATAATGGAAACGGGTATCAGCCCATGGAAGTGGATGAGTTCCATCCCATCTTCCGCCTGGATAAAGGCATTGGTGGCGGTATTGGTTACGACGATGGTTATTCAAACCTGGGTGTCTTACTGCCGTTCACAATCAATCCTGAGCAGAGCATGCTCTTCCTTGATCTGCGGGCAATGGTCACCGACGAGGGGGCCGGTGGTGTCAACCTCGGGGCTGGCTGGCGGGCCTACAGTGATAATCTTGATAAGATTTTTACAGTGGCAGGCTGGTACGATTATGATGACGGACACTATCAGGATTACCATCAGCTCGGTCTGAGTGGTGAAGTGATTGGTCAGTATCTGACAACGCGTGTTAACGGATATTTCCCTATCAATAACAATGAGCTCATTATCTCTAATAACCTGTCTGGCAGTGCCTACTTCCAGTCAAATCGAATTTATCTGAACCGTACGCGACGATCTGAGTCGTCTTATGGTGGTGTCGACGCCGAGATCGGTGGTCCGCTGCCTGTCCTCGGAAAGTTTGGTATTGATGGCTTTGTGGGGGGCTACTATTACAACTCTGACCACGACAAGAGTGCGGCAGGTGTTAAGTTCCGTGCAGAAGCAAATATCAACGACTGGTGGCAGATGAGTGTCAGCTACGCCAAGGATGATGTCTTCGGTTCTAACGCCTGGATGAATGTAACCCTTTCGATTCCAGAAGGTCGATCTGACAAGTGGATGCGACCGAAAACGCTGCAACAGCGGATGTACCAGCCTATGAATCGTAATTACCGCGTTGTGGCCAACGTGAAAGAGACCACGACGAACGAGGTGGCCATCAATCCTGATGACGGCCTGCCTTATACCGTCGCCCACATTGACCCTGATTACGGAGCAACCGGCGATGGTACCTATGAAACACCATTCGGTTCTGTTACCGCTTATAATGCTTCTCCACCAACCACCACCACTGATATCATCTTCGTTCAGGACGGTAATGAGCTGAACCTGGATGGTCAGATCACCCTGCTGGATAACGGCGGAGGGATCGGTGGCGTCACCGGTCAGCGTCTGTTGAGTGAAGCAGTCGTGCATAGCTTTAACACACTGGATAACGATGGAAACGTCGTCAGTATTACTCTGCCAGGATACAATCCGGATGCCAGCCGACCCACACTCAGCAACTCCGCTGGTGCAGGTGGAGCGGCAGAAGCTGTGGTCATCGGGGAGGGGGGCGCCTGGGAAGTTTCTGGTTTCAATATCAGCGGGGCCCGGACAGCGGGAACGCCACATAACTATGGTATCTATTCGGCCGGGACACGTGGCTTTGATATCAACCGTAATACCTTTGTACTGTATAACCGCGGCGTAGATGTTGTTAATACTGCCAGTGAAACTGGTAATCTCTCCAGTAACACCTTTACAGGAGATGGTGCCAATTCTTTACATGGTGCCCGTATCACACAAACGGCTGGTACTCTGGAACTGGCGTTCCATGACAATACGGCCACGAATAATCTGGGAGTGGTTCCTCCAGGAACAGGAACCGGGTTTGAAATCATCGCGAACGGCGGAAGTTCTATTGATGGGGTAGGCACTGCCACGGATGGTGTCACCACCCTGGGTATCACCGGAAATACAGCAAATGCCAACGGGACCGGGATGATCATGACTGCCAATGGTGGTTCTACGATTGATACGGATTTCTCCACCAATACTTTCAGCAATAATATCAATGCCACAAGGGGTGGTCTGCAAGTGAATTCCAATGCGAGCACCATCGACTTCAACAGCTTTGATACGATCATAGCCAGCAACAACTCAGGCTACGGTATCGGTTTTAATGCGACTGCCGGCGGTACATTGTCTGCTTTATCAGATGGTGTAGATAATCTGGGTATGACAAACATCAATGCCAGTAACAACGCGATTGATGGTTTTGTTGCCACATCGGATGGTACCGGTTCAACCATCAATCTGAATATCGGTAATATCAACTCGACGGCAAACGTCTTCAGCAGTAACGGTCAGAACGGTATCAGCCTGAATACAACAAACGATGGTGCGATCGGCGGCAGTATTATCAACAACACTGCCACCGGTAACACACAGGATGGTTTAGCCATTACTCTAACCACAGGTACGATTGATCTGACCGGCTTTGGTTCGCCTTCCATCGGCAGTAACTCATTCACAGGCAATACCCGTCACGGGATGAGTATTGTGAACAACACCGGCGGTGTCTTCACAACCTCCCTGATTTCTGAGAACGATTTCAGTAACAATACAGCAGCCGGTATGTTCCTGGGCGGAGAAGCTCTGGGGGGAACTGATACAGCCGTCAATACGCTGGGCAGTATCGATTCCAACAATTTCAATCGCAACCTGACAGGAACCGACGGGATCTCGTTTGATACGAGCGATGTTCGGACAACGGCATCCATCACAAGGAATACCTTTGTCGGTCGCGCTCCGGATCTGCCCAATGGTGATGACGGTTCCGGTTTCGGTGTCGGCGGTACGGTTGATGGTACAACGACCATCGGCGGGAATGGCGGCGTGACCCTGGAGTTTGGTGATCTGGCAGCCATCGATAATGCTCTGACCAATACATTTCAGAACAACGGCGATGCCCATATCGGGTTGATGTTAATCGGGAATACAACCAACCAGGTTGACATTGATCAGCACAACTTTGATACCACCTTTGACACCACTTTAAGCAGTGAGTTTACCGGTGAGGGGGTCGGATTTATCGTGCGGGATACTGCTACCTTAACGAACAGCACGATTCAGCGGAGCGTCATCCAGAACAGTGCTGCGTCCGGTCTGTTGATGACCGTGACCGGGAACAACCTGGGTGACTTCGGTACGATCGACAACATCACAATTGGTGGCAGCTCTTCTGACTTCGGAAACCTGTTCACAAACAATGGAGGCAACGGCCTTGAAATGGAACGTACCTCTGATGGCGTGATGACCGATATCGACATCAGCTACAACACCTTTACCACAAATACTCTGGATGGTATCGATTTGACAGCGTCTGCTGCCAACAAAACTGATACCTACACCATCAACAATAATACAATCACGGATAATACTCTGAACGGTATTGATATCAGGGTCGAATCGGACGCCGTCTTATCTGCTGATATTGACAGCAACTTCATTACCGGTAACGACACCAATGGTATTCGCACCACTGAGCTTACTAATTCTGGAGGAGACGCCCGGGGTGTCACCGGAGACTGGACCCGCAACTACATTGCTGAAAACGCTGGCGATGGTATCCAACTGGCAGCTGCCTCTGATGGACTCGTCATCGGTAACGCGGCAGATTCTGCTCTGGGCAACATGATCGTAGATAACGGTGTCGACGGTATCGGCATCACGGGCGCTGGTACTGTCACGATTGCTCGCAACTATATCGCAGAGAATGCTGAAATCGGTATCGATATGGATCTGCCAGGCTATAACAACATGACCATTACCAACAACGATATCACCCGCAACGGTGGAGACGGTATTGAATTCATGAATGTCCTGTCAGGGCTTTATGACCTGAATATTGATGGCAACGTGATTGACTTCAACGGCGGTCGTGGCTTCGATGTCCTGGCTCGACCTGGTCTCGTTGGTTCAGCATCTACCATCAACATCGACTTTAACAATAACATCGTGAATGAAAACCGCCTGGAAGGGGTATATGTGGTCTACACTGCATCGCTCACACAGAACCAGACAGACCCCGCGACGACTGCTCTGGCTTCCGACGGAAGCCTCTTCCAGGATGTTTTTCTGAGAATGGATATGGATAATAACCAGATCATCGACAACGGTCGCGACAGCGGTTTCAGTTCAACTGGTCTGGTCGTTCGAGTCGGTACCACTCGCGCCTTTACTGGAACCGGCGGTTCACAGAATGACGGTGGGTTTGCCAGCAATGGTGCGGGTGTCTTCGATACATCAGGTGTGATTATGTCTGTCACAAATAATACCCTGACAGGTAACCTGGGTGATGATGTCTACTTTGAGTCCTTCACATCAACGGTTGATCCGGCTGCATCAGCCGGAACCTGGGGAGCCACTATCGACCCGACCGTCATCAATACCTTCCAGTCCGATGCACTCGCTCGACTGGACCTGTTGTGGGATAATAACACAGTCATCTCATCTGATACGACTAATGTCGGAGCCTTCTACAACAATGCAGATACCTTCAAATCACGTTTGAATACCACCAGCCCTCCCTTCGATGGACCATTCACTTCGACTACACGACGTCGTAATGCTCAACGTCAGGCTGCTCGTATCCCAGACTATATTGATCCGGGTGCAGGGAACTTCCTCTACTCAGGAATGGGAGCCAGTACCTTCCGTCTTGATACCTCAGGTGACATTGGCGGGATCTTTACCATGGACATAGATCCCTACCTCGAAACCGACGATGCCCGCGGTATCTACTATGGTGGGGTCATTCCTGGCGAAATGCCTTATGGCTGGGGACAGTACTAA